The following proteins are encoded in a genomic region of Xenopus laevis strain J_2021 chromosome 3L, Xenopus_laevis_v10.1, whole genome shotgun sequence:
- the dld.L gene encoding dihydrolipoyl dehydrogenase, mitochondrial, whose amino-acid sequence MYSWSRVYCVLSQKNNFSRIPHGLQRISFAAWRNYSEKALEADVTVIGSGPGGYVAAIKAAQLGFQTVCVEKNDTLGGTCLNVGCIPSKALLNNSYLYHLAHGKDFANRGIEVTGISLNLEKMMEQKSGAVKSLTGGIAHLFKQNKVVHVQGFGKITGKNQVTATKADGSTQVINTKNILIATGSEVAPFPGIPIDEETIVSSTGALSLKQVPEKMVVIGAGVIGVELGSVWQRLGADVTAVEFLGHVGGVGIDMEISKNFQRILQKQGLKFKLNTKVTGANKRPDGKIDVSIEAAAGGKEEVITCDVLLVCIGRRPFTENLGLQELGIELDRGRIPINSRFQTKIPNIFAIGDVVAGPMLAHKAEDEGIICVEGMAGGAVHIDYNCVPSVIYTHPEVAWVGKSEEQLKEEGTEYKVGKFPFAANSRAKTNADTDGLVKILGHKSTDRMLGAHILGASAGEMINEAALAMEYGASCEDVARVCHAHPTVSEAFREANLAASFGKAINF is encoded by the exons aaaaataattttagccGAATACCCCATGGCTTACAAAGAATAAGTTTTGCAGCTTGGAGAAACTATTCAGAGAAAGCAC ttgaagcAGATGTTACAGTCATTGGTTCTGGTCCAGGAGGCTATGTTGCTGCCATTAAAGCTGCCCAGCTGGGTTTCCAG ACTGTATGCGTGGAGAAAAATGATACCCTTGGTGGAACTTGTCTGAATGTTGGCTGTATCCCTTCTAAG gCTTTGCTAAACAACTCTTACCTCTATCATTTAGCACATGGAAAAGATTTTGCGAACAGAGGAATTGAAG TGACTGGCATCTCTTTAAACTTGGAAAAGATGATGGAGCAAAAAAGTGGTGCTGTAAAGTCTCTCACAGGTGGAATTGCTCACTTATTTAAGCAGAACAAG gtAGTACACGTTCAAGGATTTGGAAAGATTACAGGCAAAAATCAAGTAACAGCAACAAAGGCAGATGGCAGCACCCAAGTTATCAACACTAAGAACATTCTTATTGCAACAGGCTCAGAGGTTGCTCCGTTTCCAGGAATTCCG ATTGATGAAGAAACAATTGTATCTTCTACTGGAGCATTGTCTCTTAAGCAAGTGCCTGAGAAAATGGTGGTTATTGGTGCTGGTGTCATTGGTGTTGAATTG GGCTCTGTATGGCAGAGGCTGGGAGCAGATGTTACAGCAGTTGAATTTTTGGGCCATGTTGGTGGAGTGGGCATTGACATGGAGATCTCCAAAAATTTCCAGCGTATCCTTCAGAAACAGGGGCTGAAGTTTAAATTAAACACAAAAGTCACTGGTGCAAACAAGAGACCAGATGGGAAGATTGATGTTtc TATAGAAGCAGCAGCTGGCGGAAAAGAAGAAGTTATTACTTGTGATGTATTGCTAGTGTGTATTGGTCGCCGTCCATTCACAGAGAACCTTGGGCTACAAGAATTAGGAATTGAACTAGACAGAGGAAGGATTCCAATTAATAGTCGGTTTCAAACAAAAATACCAAA TATTTTTGCAATAGGGGATGTTGTGGCTGGACCGATGTTGGCTCATAAAGCAGAAGATGAAGGCATTATTTGTGTTGAGGGAATGGCAGGAGGAGCAGTTCACATCGACTACAACTGTGTTCCCTCGGTGATCTATACGCACCCTGAAGTTGCTTGGGTTGGGAAGTCCGAGGAACAGTTAAAAGAAGAG GGTACAGAATACAAAGTTGGAAAGTTTCCTTTTGCTGCAAACAGCCGGGCTAAGACCAACGCTGACACTGATGGCTTGGTGAAAATTCTGGGCCATAAATCTACAGACAGAATGCTTGGAGCCCATATTCTTGGAGCA AGTGCTGGGGAGATGATTAATGAAGCCGCTCTTGCCATGGAATATGGCGCTTCTTGTGAAGATGTTGCTAGAGTGTGCCATGCCCATCCG ACTGTATCAGAAGCCTTCAGGGAAGCTAATCTGGCTGCATCATTTGGCAAAGCTATTAATTTTTAA